From the genome of Perca fluviatilis chromosome 8, GENO_Pfluv_1.0, whole genome shotgun sequence:
TTCCTGTGAAATCAAAAGTGGCTGTTATAAGGGAGAGCGTTAACCCTGTAAAGCCCAGAATAGGCCTCCCAATCACACATTCAACTAAATTCACACTTGTCTATCTAGCCGATGATACTATCTAATTATCATTCTAAAGGGACagcagtctttaaaaaaaatttcttttACACTTTTAGGCTACAAATGTCGCAAAATGAAGCgcagcgtaaattctttcaggaagacgtacCACTACTCTttcttcttaaatcaaatcagctgtttagaAGCGATACTTTCAGTTAAACCGATCAGACTTGGCCACgaaattcaagggccaatcacagcatagcaactctgctttaaatctgttctctccctgtgctgtcagctgtcgtttcaggcaaagcgcttgtgtaataacaacaaatGTAATTTCCACTTGTGGGATCAAAAAGTAGCCTATTTCTAAATTTAAATACTGTGCAGCCTGTAGGATTTATATTGACAGATTGATCGTTTTTatttacaacatttaaaaaaatcattaggctacatttaatATAATTGTGTAAATGTATAAGCACAAACTATAAAGtgcaaagcaaaataaaacaagtcGACAATATAAACCTAAAAAAATAAGGCTGGTAGGCCTAAcgtttaattaataaaatacaagTAAATGTGTCTAAACAAGGTCGGCTGGTAGCGAATTGGAGTATTACTTaattgtgtgtgaatataaCGCTAGCCTTTAAAAATATAACAGACGCTGTCAGCAAATCCAGCTGTGCCACCGTCATCAGAAACGGACGTCGCTTTACGTGACGTCGCATTTCTCTGTAAACACgctcgtttcctctctcttcGCGTGTTTTTCTCATGGTTTTTCTCCTCCGTGAGAAGTTCTCAAGAGCAGAATGGCCGCCGTGCGTGCAGCAAAGCAAGCTTTGAGGAAAGAAATCAAGCGACGGGTTGCAGCGTTGAGCGACGAGGAGAAACAACGGCAGTCTCTCGTGCTTTCCCAGCAGCTGTTCAGACACCCCAAGTACGTGTCCTGTAAGAGGATCGCAGTGTTTCTCAGCATGGGCGATGAGGTGCGCACTGAAGAAATCATCAAAGACGTGTTTAAATGTGGCAAAAGCTGCTTCATTCCCAGATatgagagcagcagcagcaaccataTGGACATGTTGAAGCTCAACAGTCTGCAGGACATGGAGACGCTGCCTCTGACGTCATGGGACATCCGACAGCCTGCCGAAGATGatcagagcagagaggaagCGCTCTCTGCAGGAGGTCTGGACCTGATCTTGATGCCGGGCCTGGGTTTTGACGAGTCGGGGAAGCGTCTGGGACGAGGGAAGGGCTTCTACGACACCTACTTGGAGCGCTGCCTCAGACACCCCAAAGGAAAGCCCTACACCCTCGCCTTGGCCTTCAAGGAGCAGCTGTGTCAGGAGATCCCCGTCGACGACAACGATGTGCTCATAGATGAAGTCCTGTATGAGAAGGAGGAGTAGCTAATCGATCGTCAGTGGTGGTCCTTGAACTCAGTTTGGGGTTCTATATGTCTAGGCTACGCGCCAAAGTGAGCCAACGGTTTAACCCGGCCTTTCAATTAAACACTAATAATCGACTCTCactgcagacattttgacttgttacAGCAGGAATAgcccgggggggggggactaTGAGACTAACGACGGCCCATTAGTGTTAGGCCTATTGGTTCCATCTGTGGTATTCCTATTACTTGTCGAAATGTCATCTGTCGTGGCATTATACAGGTTAAGCGACTAATTCAACGGCTGTATTGATATTTGCGTTGAAGGTGCTGAAACCTGGTTTTGTGCCATGCTGTCTGTGGTGCTGATGTTGCCATAAAGAGCTACTATGTTTTTCTAATCGCTAACTACTTAAAATGAAGAAGTGCTTTACAACGTGAATGGACAATCAAATGAAAAGAAGTGCAAATAAAGCTGTATTaggaaatgcaaaaaaagaagaagcatgaACTTAGTTGTAAATTGCATACGTACTGCCTCTGCCATTACAAAGTATGTactgttgcatgcagtatgcatACAATTGGGACGTACTATTTTTTCATTACATTGCGCTtgaactttaaaggtcccatggcatgaaaatttcactttatgaggttttttaacattaatatgagttcccccagcctgcctatggtcccccagtggctagaaatggtgataggtgtaaaccgagccctgggtatcctgctctgcctttgagaaaatgaaagctcagatgggccgatctggaatcttgctccttatgaggtcataaggagcgaggttacctcccctttctctgctttgcccacccagagaatttggcccacccatgagagagagacatcatggctttcaaacgagcaaagtggcagttggtcaaggccacacccccactctccactttgccccccccctctctctcctcctcaatagctacagacacagaaatggcacatacaaaggaaagctcattgtgggactggctctagtggctgtaattctgcaccaaggctgaattttgggatagagacttcagatacagcattaggggaccactaaggcctatagaaaagcatccaaaaagcaccatgtcatgggacctttaaacatccTGGTTATTTTTGGCATAGtgcatttgacatactatgtatTGGAACATGGTAAAACATTTTCTGGCATACTAAACGGTATGGTTGTATGGGTATTGGAACACAGGGATAATTTCCTTCTTCTCTCCCATGCTTCCTTGGTGTGAGGGACTAAGACGCAAGTGAAGGGAAATGTGGATGCAATTTAGAGACGTCCACAAAAAAAACGATAACTGAGAATGAGGTCATGGGTGGGATTTTCGTCTTTCTTCTGGCAGGTTACAAAACCAACCACATCACATTGGCTGTCACCTGCTACCTCCTGGCCATTCACCCTGAATGTCAACGCAAAGTTACAGGAAGGGGTGGATGATTTGTCGTGCGTTGCGCTACTGTTTGATGCAATCTCATTTTCTATAGCTACTTAAAACACAAGATTTTAGTTGTGGACAGGAAGGATTTACCTCTCATCTCATGGCGAGAAATTCAGTGCACacactttgtttcatttttgtttataACCTTATActcatcagaatcagctttattggccaggtttgcgtaaacaaataatctttgctctcaaagtacaacacccacttaacatataaagaataaaaacagaaagcacagtaagaaatatatatatatatttttaaatactgtTAAGTATGCAGTAGTACAATAGAATTTAAAAATGtggaatagtgcaatatcagtatagtctgagatttaagatttaaatataaatataatgcaAGGCAGTTTAGTGCAatggtaatatattaataaaaatattgtaattgtaagattGAACTATACATGAGGAAGATGGGCAGAACAGTTTTGATTGACTTTGTTCAGTGTAAGGGTGGGGGCTATTTCTGAGCGTTCAACAGAGTGACTGCTTGGGGAAAGAAACTGTCTCTGTGTCGGCTGGTTTTGGCGAACAGTGCCCTGTATCGCCTACCAGAGGGTAGACAATTCATGCTGAATTCAAtttatcatttttatcattttgcTGAGCGTGGTTCAGTGGACTGCTGTGGTGCTAGGGTGCCCTGGGATGAGCGGCTGGTTTACGTCCACTCTCAGATGCCCTGAAATGCCAAAGAGACAGGAAaagacattcatttttttttcaccacatATCTCCTGCAGACTCAATAATCTCAGAATCATCTTTAATGGCAAAGTgttaacacaattgttatattAATACAACAGGTTGCCTTAATATCTGTGGTAGGTGGATATGACAGTAGATACAGTATTTGACAGATTTTTACATGTTTAAGTTGTGTGTTTAACactattaaatatataattgaCTAAAAGGTGGATGCTTGGCATTAAGGGGTTGTTGCACACTGATCCTGACACTATGGAGTTGTGTTAAGTGTTCATCACAGTGACAGCCTGGGGAAAGAAGATCTCTTAATAAAGAACTTTAATCTGTATTGTcacagatttataaaaaaaagtgttggctGTTATAACCAGTTTATTTAACATTTGCTACTGTTGACGTCTTAGTAAGGGCTTACTTACTTAGTTGACTAAATCCCGAGTGACCCTCCCTCTCCAGCTCGTCTTGTGGTCGGCCATCCTTCTCACCTGGTCGGGAGGTTGAACTTTTTCTTTGTCGTCAAGGAAACTGTCGGATGTACTGCAGGAAAATGGACAACAAAGGGATTAAGATAAATCATTGAGCTCTTAAATAAGTGATAGGACTTGCAGAATGCTTTTGTAAATGCTTTACCACCCTAAGCGAGGCCCAGGGTGGTTTGCAGTGCTACTGGACCTGTGAGAGAGGAATATTCCttgtttctcacacacacgcacacacacacacacgcacacacctgcATACACACCGATggctgtacttttactcaacTCGCAAACTCAATTATTGTCATCATATCAAatgtatgttttctttttttcttattctttcTATTGATTCTTAATTATTatggccaacacacacacacacacacacacacacacacacataccacatgGTGCAACAACAATCACCTGAAGCTCTATATCAGCAAGACCAATAGTTGGCGATGCACTACTAGAGAAACAGGAAGTCCTCTATCTTATATCTTATATACCACACTATATTATACAATGTTAATATCTTATATCTTCTTACTGTTTTATTGCATTATTTTGCCTATATTTCTATTAGATTTCCATATTAATACAGACAAACACTAggataattatttattcatattattaataaataattataatattagcTGTTGACCTGCTGCTATTAATCTTATTTTTCGTCATGGGTTGTgtcatatttaaacattttaaaggacTAAACCATATATGCTATATAAAATGCTATAGCCTACGTAGACTAAACGAGGAGGCAAGGAACCAACAGAGGAAACAAGAGCACGTTCATTTTCCTCTTTGTACACACTTTCCATGCGAGATTTGAGCGGAACGCGAGATTTCTTTGGTATCCAGGGAAACGACGGCAGCAGCCTGAGCGTCCTTGCAGTGAGGAAGAGGCGCGGTGTGTTTTTCCTCCTGGTGATATGTGTGTTTAGGGAGCATTTTCCACGATGGATCTGCCGGAGACGTTCAGAAAAGGTTTAGAGGACTTTTCCCGGAATGTGTTATTTGACCAGAGTCGGAGTCAGCCTTTCCCAAATGAGAAAGGCACGTTTTTGCCACACGGTAAACTCAAAGAGTGCAGATAGCTagataacgttaacgttatggACGAATTAGCATTGCGTTAgcttagttagctaacgtttacTAGAGTCAGGAACGGTTGGATTGAGATATGTTGGCCTCAAACACAGTTTTACAGCAGCTGTTGTTGCTGGAATTGTTTTATCCATGTGtgttctgttgttttcttttcagaCAAGCGGGTTCTGTCTAGTCTCCACCTCCAGATGTCTCTGTACTTTAACATGTGGTTCTTCCCCGTGTGGTGGATCAGTGAAACTGTAATGCTGCACCTTAAGGTAAAAGtcaaatagagagagagagtgagatagGAGGAGAGGACGCACGGCTGATGTGAAATACTGCTATCATTATTTCtagaatagaatgccttttattgtcactatacacatgtacaaGGAGATTAAAAGTAACTCCTTTTCCACTGCCAACATGTACATAAAataaagggggaggggggttataaaaaaatggttttatatacagtgtgaGTAATAGATATTGCACAGTATACAGATATTGCAAGGTAATGGAATTGCACAATATTATCAATAGTATTAAATATTGCACGGTAGGTGGGTAGAAGAAAGAAAGTCCAGGGGTTGTTGGGGGATTAGACTGTGaagtcagtgcatgtgtgagttcAAAGTGGTTCTGGcttttgggaaaaaaagaaaaaaaaaactgttcttgAGTCTGTTATTCTATGGTTAGTCCTTGTTGTGATGCACCTGTAGCGCCCCCCTGAGCAAATGATCCCGAAAAGCTGAAACGTGATAAATGTTGGTCAAATATTAATTTTAATTGTCAGGATTAGACCTGGAAACAAGTCAGACTATTTCATAAAAGCCCATTTGAATGAATCACGTTGATTTAATTTCAGTTAATTTGCCtgcattgttgtaaatgttattTCTTCCAGTATCCTGTCTTGCCAGACTACTACAAGTTCATCCTCGTCACCGTTCTCATCCTGATGACTCTGATCGAGGCCATTAGACTCTTTCTGGGATACGCTGGGAACCTGCAAGAAAAGGTGGCGAATCACTCACACATGAATAAATTACAACAGGTCAACGCaacaacacgcacacaaaacAAGCGCAGGGCAGAGATTGTAACTCATGTTATGCGTTTGTGGAAGGTCCCAGAGTTGGCTGGATTTTGGCTGCTGAGCATCCTGCTGCAGTTTCCACTCATCCTGTTTCTGCTCTTTAACGAAGCCCTTCTCATACAACCCCTGGAGAGAGGTGTTCACATAGTCCTCGCCACATTCATACTCACACAGGTACGATAACTTTTAAAAACCGACCGTTGTAATTCTACCATTTATAATCTCCATATACCTAAATATATGTTATGTTGTGCATGCTTTCTAGATTTCATCATTTGGTGATTGTCGCTGATtggatttaaatgttttttaatttatgttttCATTCCTGAATGAACCAGGCCCTCTCTGGTTTTGTGGCGCTCCGGAACATGGTCCGACACACAGAGAGCCAATTTCATCTCCGGCAGTTTGACTGAATTCTGAAGCTCTGACGTCCCGGCCACACCTTGAAACATCCTTACACTTCCCAGACAATATGTAATACTATGCATCACATATTGTCCATGAGATATTTCCTTCCCCTGATTGAGAATTCAAGAGAAAAATGtttgaacatatttatttttatatttcatgcACATTATATTCACATTGTATTCTTGTTTTTGTAGCATtgccataaataaaatgtatataacaGAGCCTGTGTATCATTTATTAGACAGCTATTGTAACTTATTATAGATGTTGTGTCGATGTACTCTGAGAACCCGAACGCAAAGGTTTGTCATCAGTAAATCTCGTTCTTATCAATATCAACACTGCAGAAAATAGATAAGCATTGTTGTGACcttttatgtaaaaacaaaaatacaagagTTTAAATCAATtttgctcgatggtgttttaagcccccaacgtcgactcaaaggcagcgctgcgaccgttgacttctagtcacctaaccataaccattgcctaataaCACCGATAAACATCAATTTCatcaaaattgaagaaaaaaaaatcttctctcCTATTGGTATTACACTGCATCGTgatatgtgtgtgaattttaacacagtgattcccaaccagggatACGTGTACCCCAGGGGGAACTTCTGTTGTTGCCAGGGGGTACGTGGAAAGATTGGAGAGCTCTACTGCTGTAATTTGAACATGATAAAAAGAACATATCCAGATATTAACATTAAGTCAACTGTAACACCACATGTTGCAATTAGGTAAGAGAAAACTAGTTAGCAAGCGAGCACAGAAGTTTAAACagatagctaaaagtaatggctaAACAGTTCAAAGGATTAGTTATAAGTCATGTACTGGATACATGGTTGAAATAGTGAGCTAAAAGAAACGTTAGCGGATAAATTGTTGAAATATTCAGCTTCACtctaagtagtagtagtagcctaGTAGGCTGGTAGTAGTATTGCTGACCAAACCATCCTTAATATTGACAGTTCAATTTTATGAAAACTTGTTTTATATAAAAGGAATAGTGTTATACATTTGGAACATACATTGCGAATTGATGAAGGGGtacgtgagttcatctgacagggctgtgggggGGTAACTCggaccaaaaaggttgggaagcACTTGGTTTAACACATCTGTTGAAGTTCGAGCACACATCATAGTCTTCTTGATCCATCAGAGCAGGTTCCCATCACTGGCCCGAAAATAGAGAGAGAACAATATCTGTCAATCTGTAGTTTCCATATTATGAATATTATGCCCTACAGTGGGGCAGACTGTGACGATCTTGCGACCATTGCCGCACTTATTTGGCTTTCTCTTCCAGAGTAATAGTGCCTGATGTCCTTAGCCTGAAGCGTACCAAGGGTGCCACTCTTAGGACGTGGACGTTCCATCTTCATGAGGCCAGAAGGCTTTGACAAAGAGGATAATACACCCAGGTGCCTTTTGTCCTCCAAAGTTTCATTGCCTAGTCTGaggaaattgaaaaaaagacagggagcacagaaaacatttgaaagaCCATTAAAATGAGGTAAAATGTATAATACTTATAATAATTCATCAACGTTTTTATTCCAGACTCAAGGTCCATTCAAGAGACAAAGACATGACATACAACataccttaaaaacaaataaaaacatatacaaagaaataaaatccagaagAAACAACAATACCACATTTCTACAAAAGACACTTATACCAGTGTTTCCATAGTGATGATTGGTATCGTAAGGCACTAAACCTAGGATTTACTAATAGCATAACAAAGCTATTTTGGGAGACGTTCAGGCGACAAATGAATTTGTAGATGAGACTCCTCAACAATGCCTGGAAGGTGCTGACCCCTGCATTACAGAACAGCTCACTTGCACTAGAGCACCTGGGTTTGTTGAGCAGTATCCTCATACAGTCATTATAAGCAACCTTAAGCTTCTGCATGCTTGCCTTTTTGAACTTAGTCCATAAGGGAGCAGTATACAGAGGAGTGCAATAAGCTTTAAACAGACTCATTTTGACATCATTCGTGCACATGTGAAAGTTTCACATCAGATAACTGATCTGTAATGTAGTGACCcagatattacattttattacagACACTCATCACTTGTCCTGATAGATAAAAGTCTGGAAAACAAATGTCTTTGTCCATTTTTGTCCTACATATTAAGACAGCACTCTTTTTACCATTATACAACACATCATATTTCACCCCATATTCAGAGCAGATATTCAGTAGCAACTGAAAACCAGCACTGCTGGGAGAGAAGATGGCCAAATCATCCGCATACATGAGATGATTTACTAAAGCGTTACCAATCATACAGCCTGTTTTACATCTTGTCAATTGGTTGGATAACTCATCCATGTACCGTTAAAGAGTGCTGGTGAGAGTAGCCCCCTGACGTACCCCATTACTTACCCCAAAGGAGGCAGAGACTGTATTACCCCATTTAACCTGCATATTCTGGTTGGCATACCAGTAAGCCAGAATTCTTATAATACTGTCAGGTGCACCCCTTTGGCTCAGTTTTTCAAATAGCTTATAATGATTGACTCTATCAAAGGCCTTGGAAGCATCAATAAAACCAACTAGCATAGATGAATTCTGCCTTATGTACCCCCTGTGTTGCCTCCTTCAAGgcataaatacacaaattaGTACCAAGCTTAGCTTTAAAGCCAAATTGATTGTCAGTGGTACCAATATAAGGACATAGACGATCAAGCAGAATTCTTTCCAGTACTTTAGATATCACACTGGCTAGGGCTATCGGCCTGTAATTATCCAAACTCCCAACCTTGCCAGCTTTGTCCTTAATGACAGGCACAAGGGTAACTGACAACATAGATTCAGGTAGCATGCCATGGGTCATAAATCCAGAAAAGCAAATAGCAAGCAGTACTGCCACCTTTGGGCTAGCATACTTAAGGTGCTCTGCTGTGATATGGTCTGGCCCACTCGCTTTCTTATCCAATAACTGTGCTACGGCCTGGCAGACTTCACTGGAGGTGATTATCTCTGGATTACTGTTGACAATATTTGCCACTTTGTAGGAGTCacttttaacacagttaaataAGGCAGAATAGTGTTGCCTCCACAGCTCAGCTATATTGTCAGCTCCAGACACCCCCTCTATAGCACACGGAAGCAATGTATTGACCCTGTTTAGAGCTCTCACCTCCTTCCAAAAGCCAATAACATCCTTACCCAGATGTTTCTCAGCCATAGAGTTAGCTCTCATAGCCTGTTCATGTTTACCAATGTAGTGGATGGCATATTTGAGTCTAGCGCTAGTACGCTTTTTATACTCAAAGGAAGGACCAATTCTGGGTCTGCCTGCCTGCACCCATGCCTTAAATGCTACCTTAGCTTCTGCATGATGAGCTCAACATGCTTG
Proteins encoded in this window:
- the mthfs gene encoding 5,10-methenyltetrahydrofolate synthetase (5-formyltetrahydrofolate cyclo-ligase), encoding MAAVRAAKQALRKEIKRRVAALSDEEKQRQSLVLSQQLFRHPKYVSCKRIAVFLSMGDEVRTEEIIKDVFKCGKSCFIPRYESSSSNHMDMLKLNSLQDMETLPLTSWDIRQPAEDDQSREEALSAGGLDLILMPGLGFDESGKRLGRGKGFYDTYLERCLRHPKGKPYTLALAFKEQLCQEIPVDDNDVLIDEVLYEKEE
- the tmem17 gene encoding transmembrane protein 17B isoform X3, encoding MRDLSGTRDFFGIQGNDGSSLSVLAVRKRRDKRVLSSLHLQMSLYFNMWFFPVWWISETVMLHLKYPVLPDYYKFILVTVLILMTLIEAIRLFLGYAGNLQEKVPELAGFWLLSILLQFPLILFLLFNEALLIQPLERGVHIVLATFILTQALSGFVALRNMVRHTESQFHLRQFD
- the tmem17 gene encoding transmembrane protein 17B isoform X4, with the protein product MDLPETFRKDKRVLSSLHLQMSLYFNMWFFPVWWISETVMLHLKYPVLPDYYKFILVTVLILMTLIEAIRLFLGYAGNLQEKVPELAGFWLLSILLQFPLILFLLFNEALLIQPLERGVHIVLATFILTQALSGFVALRNMVRHTESQFHLRQFD
- the tmem17 gene encoding transmembrane protein 17B isoform X1, with translation MDLPETFRKGLEDFSRNVLFDQSRSQPFPNEKGTFLPHDKRVLSSLHLQMSLYFNMWFFPVWWISETVMLHLKYPVLPDYYKFILVTVLILMTLIEAIRLFLGYAGNLQEKVPELAGFWLLSILLQFPLILFLLFNEALLIQPLERGVHIVLATFILTQALSGFVALRNMVRHTESQFHLRQFD
- the tmem17 gene encoding transmembrane protein 17B isoform X2, which codes for MDLPETFRKGLEDFSRNVLFDQSRSQPFPNEKDKRVLSSLHLQMSLYFNMWFFPVWWISETVMLHLKYPVLPDYYKFILVTVLILMTLIEAIRLFLGYAGNLQEKVPELAGFWLLSILLQFPLILFLLFNEALLIQPLERGVHIVLATFILTQALSGFVALRNMVRHTESQFHLRQFD